One Candidatus Schekmanbacteria bacterium RIFCSPLOWO2_02_FULL_38_14 DNA segment encodes these proteins:
- a CDS encoding TIGR03987 family protein, with translation MKPNFLIYFSGTAITLALISYSYAVWGEQITKKLKGIFIAAFLIGFTLDLIGTGGMFLNTTGRVSPIHGILGISALIVMGIHAIWATSVWLRENKEAAKYFHRYSKFAYILWLLAFFSGPLLNRII, from the coding sequence ATGAAACCGAATTTTTTAATATATTTCTCAGGAACAGCAATAACCCTTGCCCTGATTTCCTATTCCTATGCAGTGTGGGGAGAGCAGATAACAAAAAAGCTAAAAGGCATCTTTATTGCAGCCTTTCTTATAGGATTCACATTAGACCTCATTGGAACAGGCGGCATGTTTTTAAACACTACAGGCAGAGTATCGCCCATACACGGAATCCTCGGAATATCAGCCTTGATAGTAATGGGTATTCACGCCATCTGGGCTACATCAGTCTGGCTTAGGGAAAACAAAGAAGCAGCAAAGTATTTTCACCGCTACAGCAAGTTTGCTTATATCCTCTGGCTCCTCGCCTTTTTTTCAGGACCATTGCTGAATAGAATAATATAG